The Nicotiana tomentosiformis chromosome 2, ASM39032v3, whole genome shotgun sequence genome includes the window TTACACAAGTCATTATGAAGCATCATTATGCCAAATATGTTTAGTTTTGGTTGACTGAAGAGATACTTTAGATTGATTAGGTAGTTTTATATTCGAGAATAATTATACGCTCAACTGATTTAGGCAATTAACCAAAGAGAAACAATTGTAATTAGTCGTGCAGACATTTGCATTACTTCATCAAAAGAGTAGGTGGTATGGATTAAGACACCTGGATCTCATCGCCTTCCAATTAGACATAATTAGTGCTTTAAGAGAACCACCATAGTATGAATAATTGGGATAGCCAATCTATAGGAAAGAGAATTAGATATTTTAGGAATCACATGTCCCATGGAAGCATTCCAAAACCTTATTGCATCTTTAATAAAGCTAATCTTAAGCCTTTGTCGAACGAGACAGTTGGGATTAGTGATGTTAAGATAAACAAATTTAACTGAGAAGGGCAGTTAACTAAAGGGTGTGGCCTTGTGCTCAATGAAGTGGGTTTATAACCAGGAGGTCTCCCGTTCGAATCCAGCGGAGTcaaaaaacactaggtgatttcttcccatctgggAGGATACTGTGGAATTAGTCGGACACCACGGTTataaaataaaactgaaaagGGATGTTGTATCTCAGGTGGAAATCAAATTTGTTCAAACTCTAGATTAGATGGGCATCCGGTGATTCAATCTCCTAACATAAGTTCTCACTGAGTTTCTTCTCGACGGTACACGTTTCTTCTTAGGGAGTTTTCTTTGTTTTCCTTATTGAATTTATTCTGCTCCTCATCCATAATTCAATATCTCAAAATTAACATAACAGTCAAATCATTTAAGTTTAAATCCTAATAATAATCCTCGCGGGGATCAACATTCTCTCATCAATTTATCACTTACACGACTACTATACTTGCTATGCATGATACATAATCGTCTCGTTCTAAGATCGCGTTGTAGTGTAGATACACTTACCTAAGCATCTCACGCATACAAAAAAGAAAGGAGAGAAGAGAGATTACTTGGAGCAAAGTAGACCGAGGGATTTTTCCTTGCGGCTGTAAATGTTAGGGTTTTTCCATTGGGCTTCTTCCGGATTGACTGACGATGACATTTCTAGGTTTCCCTGTTTTCAAAAAAGTTGAGCATCAATAGAAATGAGAGGGCAATGAATAGTTCCGAGATAAACCGCTAAAGCTCAAGGAAGAGGGAAATGATTTCGCGGGCATTAGGAAGTACAATTAATAATATACCTTAATTATTTTACTCTAATCTTAGGATATACTCCTCTGTTTCACGGTAATTACTAAAAAtagttatctcaaattatttatcattttaaaagttcaagataaaattaattttttttttttacccttagtaataattgttCTTAAAGATGgagataacacataaatagaataaatattcatTGAATAGAAattatatcttaagacataaataaagGTAGAATAGTCAAATCCCTTTCCTAACTAATATTTTTGAAGGGTCGTGTAAAAAAGAAACACGACACATAATATGCGATAGAAGGAGTAATATAATTATCTTATTTCACTCTAAACACAAGGGTAGCCCAGCATGCGACTCAACCAATTAATCAAGGACTATTTATatgtaaatatatttaaaatatgagatttataatcttaaaaataaaataaattacttTTTTATGAATAAACATAACGTGATGGTATAAGAATTTCTTGGCCATACATAGAATTTAAAATCTCTCATTATTTTCTAACACTGTCAAATGAATGGATTAAAACGCCTCTGAGTCAACAAGCCTTTGTTTATCTCAAGATAGACGGAGCAACATGTCATAAGCCATAAACCAAAGCTCACCTAACTGCAACCCGAACAAGTTTAAATATGTTAATTCAATAAATAGATCCAATCAGTCAAAATTTTACTTGGATTTAGTGGAATTAAGATAGGTTAAGCGTTTGACTTACTTGGATTTAGTTGAATTAAGATATGGATCAACACCTTTAGACCAAGTCTGGCTATTTGAGGGCATTGCACTATTATAGGTCAAAATGGACCCCCTTAAATAAAATCCACAGATTGATGGCAAGAAAAATATTGATGTAATATTATTAGATGAAAAAAATATATGAAGTTAATAGGAAAAAATGGTAGTAAACTTAAATCTTTTAGGTATCACGTATAAATTTCTAGTTAGTTAATTCTAATGGTACACAAATATAATCCAACCCAGACAAACCCAAGAGTATCATGTTGTGTCGCTAGTCGCTACTAGTAAAAAAGATGAAAGTACGAGTTTTTCATATTTCTTTCCTAAATCCTAACAATTTAAATTCGGGGGGAAGTGGAAATGGCAATTTCACGGTGCAGTAAATACGAAGTTAATAAAAAAGGGGCATTAAGAACAAAAATAACTTCAGAAATGTATTCAAAATGAAACATAACAAAGGCAATACAGGACAGGACAGACGAGAAAGAGGTATATGagcttcaatttcaactcctctAGCTTAAGTGAAACAAATCATCAGGCATACTGAATAAAAGGAGAAGAATCAAATCAAAGTAAATAAAGAGAGTCCTCAATTAAAATGCTAACTCGCTCAGCTAGGAAAGATGCCTGAATGGTAGAAAGAAACAAAAACTTAAAAATTCTATTACTTAGAAGTTCCAATTCTATTGGTCAACAGTGCTGGCCTGTTGCCACTCCCCGTCAACAGCTTCTTTCCACAATGTGACATTGTTATCCCCAGCGGCAACAGCTAACAAGTTTCCGGTTAGAGACCATGAGACCCTCCAAACAGGAGTCTTGAAGTCTTTAAGAACCTTACCCTCCCACTGATCTCCCTCCTTTGCCACAGTCCATATGACAACTGTACCATCCTCTGAAGCACTAGCAATTGTTGACTTCGGTAGTCCCAAGTTTGGTGCCCAGGCTACATCCCTCACCCAGTTAGTGTGCATCTGAAGTGCAGGGAAGCAATCCATCTTCCAAATGCCATTATATAACTTCCAAACCTTCACGGTGTTATCACATCCACCAGATGCCAGCTTTTGAACAGGTTCAAGCGCACCTGAACCAACTAAAGCGCCAGGAGCCATTGATGGTGCCCATGAAACTGATGTTACCCCAACTGGATGAGCTTGGTCTATTCTCGTAGTGTCCCAACCACCATCTGACCTAGCAGTGTGCACTGAGATATTACCATCAGAAGAACCACAAGCCAAGCAAAGCCCAAGTTCATGAGGAGCCCATGAAATGGAGTTAACTGATGATTTGTGGTCACTAAAAACATGAGCTTGCGTCCACTCATTCTGATTGCCTTCCTTCCAGATTATTACCTTACCATCGTAGGAGCAGGAAGCAAGGATTGAGCCAAATTTGGGGTGAGCCCAGGCAGCCTGCCAAACAGGACCAGTATGACCACTCAAAGTAGCAAGGTGTTGTGAAGCAGCATTGTTGCTCACACCAGTTATTTTTATGGTGGTATCAGAAGATGCTGTAGCCACACGTTTTCCATAGTAGTCCATAGTAACATCGTGAACTATGTCATTGTGACCGGTTTCAATCTTCTGTGCTGGCATTTTCCCTTGCCGCTACTGATATCTCAAAGCTCCTGCATTATCCAATTTTAGTATATATGTCCGTTAGAAAGATAAAATTTTAAAGAGCGTTCTCTTCCCCCACCCTTATTTGGCTACGAAAATAAGAGATTCTTCAACCAAAGTCAGTTACAAAGCCTATAAATAGAAATGCAACTCAAGCAACAATACAAACTAAAATATACATCGTAAATAAGAACACTCAGGTGAATTAATATTTGCAGATCCATTCTTTAGAGAGAAAATAAGAGctttctcgtgccatggttttaAGCTTGTTCATTTCAATTTTCAGTATACCAGAGAAGAAGATAAAGGAGAAGCCTTCATGTGTTATAAACGCAGGCAGCACGAAGAAAAGACAAATGGTTTATCTCGGGACATGTTATATGTTGAATAAGATAGGATAGGGGTTTTGAGAAGATTACATAGGTGAAATGTCACTTTCAATAGAAAtaatttgaggcagcagagaaTCTAACTCAAAACAGATTAACCAAAATATAAATCAGATTACGCACCAATCAACCGATATGCCAGTACAAGATATGGATAATTATTTGGGGAAAGACAGCAGCTTAACTCATAAGACCATTTTAAGATAGTCAAAAGAGATTGATAATTAGTCAACACATACATCAAGGTAACAAAGTACACAGGAAAGCACTTTAGTAAATGGTAAAAGGTCTATGGGTCCAAAAGGTCAAATCCAAATCCTCTCCTCTAACCCAGTATTTCTCACGCTGTTCTCACCAATTAGTTAAGCTGCCCTGATCAGGGTTCCTAGTTCAATAATAAATATTACTGTTGGCTTCTGCACTCTTTTGAACATAATACTCATAAGAGATGAAAATACTAAAATGACCACTGATTCAATCAAAGTTAATTTTATCGTGAAATATCAGCTAAATTCATCAGGATACTCCTGGATAAAAAAATAACTTTGTGTTTCACATAAATCCTTCCCCTAAACCGACTACTGTTCAGAAAAGATAAACATGACATTTTTTCTAGAGATGACTTCCAACCAAGGTTTATATACGCATAAATTGTGAAAAAAGGTATGTTCAGAGATATAATTAAAAGTACATAGAAAAATTCCTTACTGGCACTGTGGCACATAACCTACTTCAAACCTACCAACGTGTTCATCAACTGATTTGAACCTCTAACAATACAGAAGTGGAAAACTAAGAACACACATATTTTGTACTGTTCTGCTGGATCTATTAGGGAGTATTTCCCATAGCTTCCCAAACTATGCTAAAAGAAGAAAAAggttttcttttttttataaccGTGGTGCATGGGCCAGCTTGCGCggacctcgactaattccacggaaTACATGTCACCACCCACCAACAACATGTATCGGGTAACTATGTCCACCAATGCTTGGACAGATatgaagaaatcacctagtgtttttgcGTCAACTGGGATTTGAACTTGAGATCTCatggttctcacccacttcattgaccattaggccacacccttgggtgctaaAAGAAGGTTCTTTTGTCTGAGGACAATATAATGGCATAAGAGAATGATCCTAGGGCAACATTTAAGTAACATTCTTTTTGCAGCAGATGCCAGCGTCCCTTAAATTCCAGGCTTACATGA containing:
- the LOC104108172 gene encoding protein transport protein SEC13 homolog B; this encodes MPAQKIETGHNDIVHDVTMDYYGKRVATASSDTTIKITGVSNNAASQHLATLSGHTGPVWQAAWAHPKFGSILASCSYDGKVIIWKEGNQNEWTQAHVFSDHKSSVNSISWAPHELGLCLACGSSDGNISVHTARSDGGWDTTRIDQAHPVGVTSVSWAPSMAPGALVGSGALEPVQKLASGGCDNTVKVWKLYNGIWKMDCFPALQMHTNWVRDVAWAPNLGLPKSTIASASEDGTVVIWTVAKEGDQWEGKVLKDFKTPVWRVSWSLTGNLLAVAAGDNNVTLWKEAVDGEWQQASTVDQ